A genomic region of Scomber japonicus isolate fScoJap1 chromosome 5, fScoJap1.pri, whole genome shotgun sequence contains the following coding sequences:
- the ccdc113 gene encoding coiled-coil domain-containing protein 113: MFERFISRLDPQDLVSQPSGEGPAGASQLEGGGRGRRRRSRSNMSDRLLQLTLEKKLYVAQREVTETQQDQEKLKQRYDRIQDSYKASLKEAQQRLEEIQKAKKEFEHRLLKPKNESKLEMKEPEMVLQYIVDKLKVTQLEKFKLKNQALKAQEKKLQQQLQQKKELGKAEYEDIFQAYSEQRNDKNLDELQVNNLKVQRILSSHKEKLQSVTWESTELSNDIIKRKQMLAKIEQEIHQAEEERLKAETLNQKLRRQMADYQAPDVIEYVHIKDKQKKLRQSIHTWERKVGIAEMALKSHTKAWNKQRATLTPANSAEAGARAGEHQIPVKLPYIAEHDT, encoded by the exons ATGTTTGAACGTTTCATCAGCCGCCTGGATCCACAGGACCTGGTGTCCCAGCCTTCAGGAGAGGGCCCAGCAGGAGCCTCCCAGCTGGAGGGTGGG GGTCGTGGACGGAGGCGGAGGTCTCGATCCAACATGTCAGATCGCCTCCTGCAGCTGACCctggaaaaaaagctttatGTGGCACAGAGAGAAGTAACAGAGACACAACAAGACCAGGAGAAACTTAAACAAAGATATGATAGAATTCAGGACAGCTACAAG GCCTCCTTAAAAGAGGCACAACAACGTCTCGAAGAGATCCAGAAGGCCAAGAAAGAGTTTGAACACAGACTGCTCAAACCTAAGAATGAGAGCAAATTGGAGATGAAGGAGCCTGAGATGGTGCTACAGTACATTGTGGACAAGTTAAAG GTCACCCAGCTGGAGAAGTTTAAGCTGAAGAACCAAGCACTGAAGGCCCAGGAGAAgaagctccagcagcagcttcagcagAAAAAAGAGCTGGGAAAAGCTGAGTATGAG GACATTTTCCAGGCATACAGCGAGcagagaaatgacaaaaacctGGATGAACTTCAAGTTAACAATCTGAAAGTACAGCGTATCCTCAGTTCACACAAG gagaagctgcagagtGTGACATGGGAGTCTACAGAGCTGAGCAATGACATCATTAAAAGGAAGCAGATGCTGGCAAAAATTGAGCAGGAAATACATCAAGCTGAGGAG gaACGTTTAAAGGCAGAGACCCTGAACCAAAAATTGCGCCGTCAGATGGCAGATTATCAGGCCCCTGATGTCATTGAGTACGTGCACATCAAGGATAAACAGAAGAAGCTGCGGCAGAGCATTCACACATGGGAAAGGAAGGTTGGGATTGCTGAg ATGGCCTTGAAGTCCCACACTAAAGCCTGGAACAAACAGAGAGCCACTCTTACTCCTGCAAACAGTGCTGAGGCTGGTGCTCGGGCTGGAGAACACCAAATCCCAGTGAAGCTCCCATATATAGCAGAACACGACACTTAG